TTCGGGGCACGGGTAGGCACATAGCGCCCAGGAGCACCAAAACTCGCATCTAAAAAGCCTTGTACAGACTCTGGTTCTACACTCACATACTGAATTACTGGGTCGCCAGACGAGTAAGAGGCCATTTGGGCTACGGCTGCTTGTTCTGCGGCTTCTGCGGCTGCATCATCATTGAGGTTTCCTGCTACAGGTTCCTCTTTACCTCGGTTGCGAAAATAATCAACGGCCATTTTTGTGCCAATTCCACCGACGGCGGCGACACCAGCACCAATGAGTAGGTTGCGAAGTTTCATTTTTTCTCCTCATGGTTAGAGAGTATGGGTTTAATCTACCATTACCGATCGCCCATTGGTAAGTTGCTTTTAGATCTCGGTGGGATTCTGAAGAGGGGTAGGATAGATGAGGGTGGCGATCTCCCTAAAATCACCCAGTTCTGCTCTCGCTTAAGTCTGTAACGCCAGGGAAACAGATATTGAACTACCCTCTGCTAGTGGTAATGTTATCACCTATTCACAGGAAAATCTCCCCAGCAATGCAGGGCTGGGCTAAGATCGGAGGAAGACTTAACTTAACCAGTTAAACACGCAAATATGCCTCGCATTATTAACGATCGCTACCTACTACTGCCTAACCCCCGTTCAGGTGGAATGGCAGACGTATATAAGGCCATTGACTACCAAAAAGAGGGTCAGCAAGTAGCAGTCAAAGTCTTTAAACATGGGCAAATTGAGCGAGGAGTTCAATCAGAATCGTTCAGACGAGAAAAGCAAATTCTTGCAGAACTCAAACACCTTAGCATTATTGAACTTCTTGACTCAGGGCAAGATAAAGAAACCAAAGAACAATTCCTTGTTTTGGAATGGATGGAGAACAATTTAGAAGGACTTCTTAAAGAGTCTCCATTAGAGGGATGGGACTCTTACTGGGAAAGGCTTGCTCGTCCAATACTTACAGCCCTTGCATTTGCACATGAGCGTCAATGCGTTCATCGAGATCTCAAACCCAGCAATATTCTCGTCGGGCAAGATGGCAGAATAAAGTTAGCTGATTTTGGCATCTCGAAACTTAGAAGTTATTTCCAACCGACTGTCACATTGCGAGAATTTGTTTCTCGTCCCTTCACACCACCAGAAGAGGATGATGGTTCTTATCAGTATAGCCGTGATATATTTAGTTTTGGGGTGGTTGCACTAAAATGCCTGACAAATATTGACCTTGTTGACTACGCTAGTATTCAAACGGCGATCGCTGATCTTGATGCACCACCTGAGATTATTGAAATTATTGAACGGTCTATTGCAACCGATCCTGCTGAACGGCAACCAAATGCAGAAGTCTTGTTAGCAGAAATAGACGCTATTCAGCAAAAACGATCTCGAACTCAGCAATTTAAGGTTCAATCTTGCTACTTAAAATTAACTTCAAAGTGTTTAAATAGAATGCAAGATATGCTAAGTATTTATTCTGCAAATGAAATCCATAAGATTATTCTTGACGATCTCAATGGTGAAGTAAATTGTGGAATACGACCGTATAAATTCAAAAATAATGATAGTAACTCTGAGGGAGATCACTACGAAGTTTACGGTAGCTCTTATCGATATCATGTAAAGGTAGATGATAGAGAGAAAAACCATCTAGTTATCTTTAATGCTTGGGATACACCTCATTCTCAACTGGAACAGAGACGAGATCTAGCATGGAGTTTGCCATATCAACTTAAGTTTGGCACTCCAACCTATTCATATGAAGCTGTAGAGATTATTCAGGAGCTACAAGATGCAGTTGTTGAGCATGAGTCTAATATCAAAGAGCAGGTTATTGAGAAAGACAAACAGAAGGTATTTCAAGTTTGGTGGGATATTTTGCGAGCCAAGACTGATTGGGAAGAGCAGAGGGAGAAATCTCTTAAATATCTTACCTTCAAAACTGATCGTAATCGAGTGATTTTTCAATTAGCAGAATTGCCTGAAGATGATATTGTTGGGCAGTCCCGTCATGTCAAAAACTCTAAGGGGTTCAGCCTTTTGGGTGGAGATGTTATAGAGGTAGAAAGTGATGAATTACATCTATATGTTAGATACGGACAAACCGATCGACTACCTCAACAGGGTGAACTTTCTTTCGATACTCGATTGGCTGAAATTGCGATTAATCGACAGAAAAGTGCTTTAGATGCCATTCGATACGATCGCGCTATTCGTTCTGATTTGCGAAATCTATTAATCAACCCTGATGAAATTAAAGTTCCTACTTTAGAGTCTGAAGTTCAGTTTATCCAAGATTTGAACGCATCACAGCAGGAAGTCGTGAGATCTGCTCTCTCAATGCAAGACTTTTTGTTGGTACAGGGACCACCAGGTACGGGAAAAACAACTTTTATCACGGAAGTTATTCTACAAACACTGCAACAAAATCCTGAAGCACGAATTTTACTTAGCTCTCAGACTCATGTTGCGCTAGATAATGTATTAGAACGGATTCAAGCTAAGAATCCCAACTTGAAACTCATCCGAATTGGCAGTCCAGAAAGAGTTTCAGAAGGTGTTCACTCATTACTTTTAGAGGAGCAAATGGAGAAATGGCGCGAGGAGGCACTAGCCAAAAGTCAAGATTTTCTAGCTGCTTGGTCGGTAAATCATGGAATATCTCAAAAACATTTGGAGAAAGCAATCTTATTCCAGGAACTCAAAAATATTGTGCTAGAGATAGAAAACTTGAGGGTGGAACTACAGCGTCGAAAGCAAGAAAAAGGAGAAAATCACCCTGATTTAGTAAGTTTCAAAGGAAAACAAAAACGAAGACTATTAGCGGCACAAGAACAAGAGTTTAGCCAATTAAACGAAGAAATCAAAGAATTACAGAAAAAGGCAAAATCTTTACGAGATGAACAAAAGCAAAAAGTCAAGCGTCTTCAGGGAATAACTAAACTCAAAGCTAATGAGTTATTAAAATTGACCAGTGTAGATCTAGAGCATCAGAGCAATAATTTGATTGACCCAAATGCACCCAACGCTAAATTACTTCAGCAACTTATAAACCTGCAAACAGAATGGTTCGATCAATTTGGTCGTAATGAACGATTTAACGATCCATTAATTAAGCGATCGCAACTTGTTGCTGGAACTTGTATCGGCATTTCAAGGGCAATTAACAATTCTGAATTCGACCTTTGTATTGTAGATGAGGCTTCCAAAGCAACTGCGACAGAAGTCTTAGTACCAATGTCGCGTTCTAAAAAGTGGCTGTTAGTAGGAGATCCAAAACAACTTCCACCCTTTCAGGATGAAGCCAGCCGAAACACTGGTTTTCTTGAGCAATACGAATTGACTCCAGACAATGTTAAGGAAACTTTGTTCGATCGCCTTTTAAGAATCTTACCGGATGAATGCCAGAAACTGCTGGCTACTCAACATCGCATGGTAGAACCAATTGGTAAACTCATTAGCACCTGTTTCTATGATGGTAAACTAGAAAGTAGCGGCCCTGAAATCGATAAAGTTTTAAGTATAGTTTTACCAAAACCTGTTACGTGGTTAACGACATCAAAGCTTCCTAATAGTCGCAAGCAAAGTGCTGATTCTAGCTTTAATAATTCCTGTGAAGTGACTGTCATCTTTCAATGGTTGAAGCAACTAAATCAAGCAGCTATGGAAGCCCAGAGGAACTATAAAGTAGCAGTTTTAAGTGGTTATGCGGCACAGTTGAAATTGCTGAAGCGTAGGTTAGATGCAAAACAAACTGGCTTGCAGGCATTAGCAATTGAGTGCAATACCGTTGATGCTTTTCAGGGACGTGAAGCTGATATCCTCATTTATTCTATTACTCGCTCCAACAAAGATGGAAAAATCGGCTTCTTACGCGATGAAGCTAGGTTGAATGTTGCCTTATCCAGAGGGCGAGTTGGTCTTTTAATTGTAGGCGATCATCAGTTTTGTCGATCGTTGAATCATAGTCCTCTACATGACGTTTTGCACTACATCGAACAAAATCCAGAAGACTGCATTTGCGTGGAGACGAGCTTATGAACCGGGAATCAGAGTTTATTTCTATCTCTTCTGAGGATCTACGTCGCTATGATAACCGTCCTGGCTTTGACTTAGTTAGTTGCCAAGAAGTCGGTTTGCCTGTTTATAAAATTACCGTTGATGTTCTCACTCAGATTCGCAAACCTATTCCGCCAATTGAGGAGTTTGTTCTAAGATCGATTGATGCTGGGTTGTCGTCTGAGGAGGAAATCGCAGGATTTTTAGGTTTGGAACTCTCAACAACGAGGGAGGCAATGGTAAATCTTAGACTGAGTGAAGATATAGATTTAATTGCTCCCGATGCTTCACCGATTCAAATATGGAAATTGACTAAGAAGGGTGAGAGGACTTTAGGAGAAGCCAAAATTATTGTTCCAGAGGAACGAACTTTCGATATTAACTTTGATGGACTTCTGCGAACTCCGCGTTGGTACGGACAATCTGAGAAGATGTTACTAAAGCCAAGAAATTTAAGAGACGAAGGTGTCGTGGAAATTGAACCCTCACCTAAGCGTCCTCCAGAATTATCTGACTTGAGTATTAAGGATATTGACAAAATTATTCGTGAAATTCTTGGGAATAGCAAAAGTCGGAACCCTAAGAATCAAAATGAGTTAGATGTATTAGCATTAAAGGCAATTGAGCGTAGGCAAAGATTTTTCCAGCCATCTACTGCACTTATTTACAAGGCAAAAGATAGTGATGAAATTCAAGTCGCATTTATTGTTGATGACATCCTATCGAGCGAGCATGAGGCTACCTTCGCTCGTTCAAATGGAGCCAAGAAAATTAGAAGCCAGATTCTTGATGCTTTGCAGGAAAATGAGCCTCTCAAACTTGCAAAAGAGATTTTAGGAAACGACTTTGTAAAT
This window of the Roseofilum reptotaenium CS-1145 genome carries:
- a CDS encoding serine/threonine-protein kinase gives rise to the protein MADVYKAIDYQKEGQQVAVKVFKHGQIERGVQSESFRREKQILAELKHLSIIELLDSGQDKETKEQFLVLEWMENNLEGLLKESPLEGWDSYWERLARPILTALAFAHERQCVHRDLKPSNILVGQDGRIKLADFGISKLRSYFQPTVTLREFVSRPFTPPEEDDGSYQYSRDIFSFGVVALKCLTNIDLVDYASIQTAIADLDAPPEIIEIIERSIATDPAERQPNAEVLLAEIDAIQQKRSRTQQFKVQSCYLKLTSKCLNRMQDMLSIYSANEIHKIILDDLNGEVNCGIRPYKFKNNDSNSEGDHYEVYGSSYRYHVKVDDREKNHLVIFNAWDTPHSQLEQRRDLAWSLPYQLKFGTPTYSYEAVEIIQELQDAVVEHESNIKEQVIEKDKQKVFQVWWDILRAKTDWEEQREKSLKYLTFKTDRNRVIFQLAELPEDDIVGQSRHVKNSKGFSLLGGDVIEVESDELHLYVRYGQTDRLPQQGELSFDTRLAEIAINRQKSALDAIRYDRAIRSDLRNLLINPDEIKVPTLESEVQFIQDLNASQQEVVRSALSMQDFLLVQGPPGTGKTTFITEVILQTLQQNPEARILLSSQTHVALDNVLERIQAKNPNLKLIRIGSPERVSEGVHSLLLEEQMEKWREEALAKSQDFLAAWSVNHGISQKHLEKAILFQELKNIVLEIENLRVELQRRKQEKGENHPDLVSFKGKQKRRLLAAQEQEFSQLNEEIKELQKKAKSLRDEQKQKVKRLQGITKLKANELLKLTSVDLEHQSNNLIDPNAPNAKLLQQLINLQTEWFDQFGRNERFNDPLIKRSQLVAGTCIGISRAINNSEFDLCIVDEASKATATEVLVPMSRSKKWLLVGDPKQLPPFQDEASRNTGFLEQYELTPDNVKETLFDRLLRILPDECQKLLATQHRMVEPIGKLISTCFYDGKLESSGPEIDKVLSIVLPKPVTWLTTSKLPNSRKQSADSSFNNSCEVTVIFQWLKQLNQAAMEAQRNYKVAVLSGYAAQLKLLKRRLDAKQTGLQALAIECNTVDAFQGREADILIYSITRSNKDGKIGFLRDEARLNVALSRGRVGLLIVGDHQFCRSLNHSPLHDVLHYIEQNPEDCICVETSL
- a CDS encoding phospholipase D-like domain-containing protein, which encodes MNRESEFISISSEDLRRYDNRPGFDLVSCQEVGLPVYKITVDVLTQIRKPIPPIEEFVLRSIDAGLSSEEEIAGFLGLELSTTREAMVNLRLSEDIDLIAPDASPIQIWKLTKKGERTLGEAKIIVPEERTFDINFDGLLRTPRWYGQSEKMLLKPRNLRDEGVVEIEPSPKRPPELSDLSIKDIDKIIREILGNSKSRNPKNQNELDVLALKAIERRQRFFQPSTALIYKAKDSDEIQVAFIVDDILSSEHEATFARSNGAKKIRSQILDALQENEPLKLAKEILGNDFVNNHLENLVDLDNVAEEVALVTSQIESEIKSTQEQLDRIDDVNEKDELRQELHEKDERIAELKAQLDFVISSCPIRLLEMYDHRPLLEEALKDTQERLMIISPWIRANSVNRWFLQEFENLLKRGVQVFIGYGLGEKDENRYSQDIKVEKALQKLANRYSTCFTLKRLGDTHAKILISDTNFAVTTSFNWLSFKGERDRTFRDERGTLVSDCQKIDELFDNLLRRFTNS